A region of Streptomyces cinnamoneus DNA encodes the following proteins:
- the lpdA gene encoding dihydrolipoyl dehydrogenase, which yields MHETDVIVIGGGTGGYSTALRAAALGLEVVLAERDLVGGTCLHRGCIPSKAMLHAAELVDGIAEARERWGVKASLDSVDWAALTATRDDIVSRNHRGVEGHLSHAGVRVVRGSATLTGPRTVRVETGAEAGTAWRARRGIVLATGSRPRTLPGLQPDGARVVTSDDALFAPGLPGSVLVLGGGAIGVEYASLHRSMGAEVTLVEAADRLLPLEDAEVSRHLTRGLKKRGIDVQTSARLEEATPHEDGVRATLRTARGEVREVRADRLLVAVGRVPVTDGLGLAAAGLATDARGFVAPADWSRLETAVPGVHVVGDLLPPPSLGLAHASFAEGLVVAEALAGLTPRPVDYTAVPRVTYSSPQTAAVGLSEAEARERGHDVLVNSMPLTAVAKGMVHGRGGVVKVVAERDGGRVLGVHLVGPHVSEMIAESQLVVGWDAEAADVAQHVHAHPTLSEAVGEVMLSLAGRGLHQQ from the coding sequence ATGCATGAGACAGATGTCATCGTTATCGGCGGCGGCACCGGCGGCTACAGCACCGCGCTGCGCGCCGCCGCCCTCGGCCTCGAGGTCGTCCTGGCCGAGCGGGACCTCGTGGGCGGCACGTGCCTGCACCGCGGCTGCATTCCGAGCAAGGCGATGCTGCACGCCGCGGAGCTGGTCGACGGGATCGCGGAGGCGCGGGAGCGCTGGGGCGTGAAGGCGAGCCTCGACTCCGTCGACTGGGCGGCCCTGACAGCGACCCGTGACGACATCGTCTCCCGCAACCACCGTGGTGTGGAGGGGCACCTGTCGCACGCCGGAGTGCGCGTGGTGCGAGGTTCGGCGACGCTGACGGGCCCCCGCACCGTCCGTGTCGAGACGGGTGCCGAGGCGGGGACGGCATGGCGTGCCCGGCGCGGGATCGTCCTCGCCACCGGTTCCCGGCCGCGGACCCTGCCGGGCCTCCAGCCGGACGGTGCCCGGGTCGTCACCAGCGACGACGCCCTCTTCGCGCCCGGGCTGCCGGGCTCGGTGCTGGTGCTGGGCGGCGGTGCCATCGGGGTCGAGTACGCCTCCCTGCACCGTTCGATGGGCGCCGAGGTGACGCTGGTCGAGGCGGCCGACCGGCTGCTGCCGCTGGAGGACGCCGAGGTGAGCCGCCATCTGACGCGGGGCCTGAAGAAGCGCGGCATCGACGTCCAGACGAGCGCGCGCCTGGAGGAGGCGACGCCCCACGAGGACGGCGTACGGGCCACCTTGCGCACCGCGCGCGGCGAGGTCCGCGAGGTCCGGGCCGACCGGCTGCTGGTGGCCGTGGGCCGCGTGCCCGTCACCGACGGCCTCGGGCTTGCGGCGGCCGGACTGGCCACGGACGCCCGGGGGTTCGTCGCCCCCGCCGACTGGTCGCGTCTGGAGACGGCCGTGCCCGGCGTCCACGTGGTGGGCGATCTGCTGCCGCCGCCCTCCCTGGGGCTCGCGCACGCCTCGTTCGCCGAGGGCCTGGTGGTCGCCGAGGCGCTCGCCGGCCTCACGCCCCGGCCGGTGGACTACACGGCCGTCCCACGCGTGACCTACTCCAGCCCGCAGACGGCGGCGGTCGGCCTCTCCGAGGCCGAGGCCCGCGAGCGGGGACACGACGTCCTCGTCAACTCCATGCCGCTGACGGCCGTGGCCAAGGGGATGGTGCACGGGCGGGGCGGGGTGGTGAAGGTCGTCGCCGAGCGGGACGGCGGCCGGGTGCTGGGCGTCCACCTGGTGGGCCCGCACGTGTCGGAGATGATCGCCGAGAGCCAGCTGGTCGTCGGCTGGGACGCCGAGGCCGCGGACGTGGCACAGCACGTCCACGCGCATCCGACGCTGTCGGAGGCGGTGGGCGAGGTCATGCTGTCGCTGGCGGGACGGGGCCTGCACCAGCAGTGA
- the glgX gene encoding glycogen debranching protein GlgX, with protein sequence MQVWPGQAYPLGATYDGAGTNFAVFSEAAERIELCLLHDDGSETAVELRESDAFVRHAYLPGVMPGQRYGFRAHGPYEPERGQRCNSAKLLLDPYAKAVSGAVDWGEAVYGYHFGRPDKRNDMDSAPHMMTSVVVNPYFDWGDDRLPRTDYHRTVIYEAHVKGLTMLHPALPEEVRGTYAALAHPAVIEHLTELGVTAIELMPVHQFVNDHRLVDAGLANYWGYNTIGFFAPHNAYASWGDRGQQVLEFKSAVRALHAAGIEVILDVVYNHTAEGNHLGPTLSFRGLDNCSYYRLADDPRYYMDTTGTGNSLLMRSPHVLQLIMDSLRYWVTEMRVDGFRFDLAATLARQFHEVDRLSSFFDLVQQDPVVSQVKLIAEPWDVGDGGYQVGNFPPLWTEWNGKFRDTCRDLWRGEPATLAEFASRLTGSSDLYQEDGRRPLASVNFVTCHDGFTLHDLVAYNDKHNEANGEHNQDGESHNRSWNCGTEGASDDPAVLELRERQMRNFIATLMLSQGVPMLSHGDEFARTQHGNNNAYCQDNELSWVRWPSTADESSATARRMLRFTRSLVWLRRDHPVFRRRRFFHGRPIQGTGDDLSDIAWFTPEGEEMRDGDWQAAHAKSLTVFLNGGAISEPGPRGEPIVDDSFLLMFNAHDQPLDFVVPVDHGRQWQIVLDTARADGVTADGPKVQAGDRLTLTGRSLAVLQRPL encoded by the coding sequence ATGCAGGTCTGGCCTGGACAGGCGTACCCACTCGGCGCCACCTACGACGGCGCCGGCACCAATTTCGCGGTCTTCTCCGAGGCCGCCGAGCGGATCGAGCTGTGTCTGCTGCACGACGACGGCTCGGAGACGGCGGTGGAACTGCGCGAGAGCGACGCCTTCGTGCGCCACGCCTATCTGCCCGGCGTGATGCCGGGGCAGCGCTACGGCTTCCGGGCGCACGGCCCGTACGAGCCGGAGCGGGGGCAGCGGTGCAACTCCGCGAAGCTGCTGCTCGACCCGTACGCGAAGGCGGTGAGCGGAGCCGTCGACTGGGGCGAGGCGGTCTACGGCTACCACTTCGGGCGGCCCGACAAGCGCAACGACATGGACTCGGCGCCCCACATGATGACTTCGGTCGTGGTCAATCCGTACTTCGACTGGGGCGACGACAGGCTGCCGCGCACGGACTACCACCGGACGGTCATCTACGAGGCCCATGTGAAGGGCCTGACGATGCTGCACCCGGCGCTGCCGGAGGAGGTGCGCGGGACGTACGCGGCGCTCGCCCACCCGGCGGTGATCGAGCATCTGACGGAGCTGGGGGTCACGGCGATCGAACTGATGCCGGTCCATCAGTTCGTCAACGACCACCGGCTGGTGGACGCGGGTCTGGCCAACTACTGGGGGTACAACACCATCGGTTTCTTCGCCCCGCACAACGCCTACGCGTCCTGGGGCGACCGGGGTCAGCAGGTGCTGGAGTTCAAGTCGGCGGTGCGGGCCCTGCACGCGGCGGGCATCGAGGTGATTCTGGATGTGGTCTACAACCACACCGCCGAGGGCAACCACCTGGGGCCCACGCTGTCCTTCCGGGGGCTGGACAACTGCTCGTACTACCGGCTGGCGGACGACCCGCGGTACTACATGGACACCACCGGCACGGGCAATTCACTGCTGATGCGCAGCCCGCACGTGCTCCAGCTCATCATGGACTCGCTGCGGTACTGGGTGACCGAGATGCGGGTGGATGGCTTCCGCTTCGATCTGGCGGCGACGCTGGCGCGGCAGTTCCACGAGGTGGACCGGCTCTCGTCGTTCTTCGACCTGGTCCAGCAGGACCCGGTCGTCAGCCAGGTGAAGCTGATCGCCGAGCCCTGGGACGTGGGGGACGGCGGTTATCAGGTGGGCAATTTCCCTCCGCTGTGGACGGAGTGGAATGGCAAATTCCGGGACACCTGCCGGGACCTGTGGCGGGGCGAGCCGGCCACCCTGGCCGAGTTCGCCTCCCGCCTGACCGGTTCCTCCGACCTCTACCAGGAGGACGGCAGGCGCCCGCTGGCCTCGGTCAACTTCGTGACCTGCCACGACGGCTTCACCCTGCACGACCTCGTCGCGTACAACGACAAGCACAACGAGGCCAACGGCGAGCACAACCAGGACGGCGAGAGCCACAACCGCTCCTGGAACTGCGGGACCGAGGGCGCGAGCGACGACCCGGCCGTGCTCGAGCTGCGCGAGCGGCAGATGCGCAACTTCATCGCCACCCTGATGCTGTCGCAGGGCGTGCCGATGCTCAGCCACGGCGACGAATTCGCCCGCACCCAGCACGGCAACAACAACGCCTACTGCCAGGACAACGAACTGTCCTGGGTGCGCTGGCCCAGCACGGCGGACGAGTCCTCCGCGACGGCGCGCCGGATGCTGCGTTTCACCCGTTCCCTGGTCTGGCTCCGCCGCGACCACCCCGTCTTCCGGCGCCGGCGCTTCTTCCACGGACGCCCCATTCAGGGGACGGGAGATGATTTGTCGGACATCGCCTGGTTCACTCCGGAGGGGGAGGAGATGCGGGACGGCGACTGGCAGGCCGCCCACGCCAAGTCCCTGACGGTCTTCCTCAACGGCGGCGCGATCTCCGAGCCGGGGCCGCGCGGCGAGCCGATCGTCGACGACTCCTTCCTGCTGATGTTCAACGCGCACGACCAGCCGCTCGACTTCGTCGTGCCCGTCGACCACGGCCGGCAGTGGCAGATCGTCCTCGACACCGCGCGGGCCGACGGCGTGACGGCCGACGGCCCGAAGGTGCAGGCCGGCGACCGGCTGACGCTCACGGGCCGGAGCCTGGCGGTGCTCCAGCGGCCCCTGTAG
- the treY gene encoding malto-oligosyltrehalose synthase translates to MKRERSAPPTATYRLQLQPAFPFAAAERAVPHLAALGVSHLHLSPVLEAVPGSAHGYDVVDHTTVRAELGGEEGLRALARTAHAHGLGLILDIVPNHMAVPAPERLNRPLWEVLRDGPASPFAHWFDIDWAEHGGKVLLPVLAGPLGEELERFTVTDGALRYHDHVLPLRPGTEQLPLPELLDAQWYRPAWWRLARTELNYRRFFTVSELIAVRVEDPAVFADTHAAVLALLREGVLDGLRVDHPDGLADPPGYLDRLHEATGGRWTVVEKILGGDERLPAGWPVAGTTGYDALRHLDGLFTDPEGAAELAAAYRAFTGAPPDRGGDWPSTVRRAAHRVVTRELAAEVERLARTAGRICDASHHLRDHAPWALRTALRETLVRLPVYRPYALPGRPAAPADAAMLDEAAQGARAAFAVPEEAAVVTFVRDAALGRLGDGPDHRDFCARFAQTASALRAKSVEDTAFYRYVPLLSANEVGGDPQRPAVGPAEFHAYCARLQRDWPATGTVLSTHDTKRSADVRARIAALSACPDRWTELMGRLHSAAPAPDPHVAWVAWQTAFGLGGEGAPEPARLEPALLKSVREAALWTTWTEPDTAYEEAVRAFVAAGPCGAPYGLLAPLARETGPWVRAHVLGAALLHLTMPGVPDLYMGTERVYRALVDPDNRRPPRFGDEDGGDDCADGGGGGAGLEPTGLSAAKLHLTRTALRLRRAHPEWFGPGSSYEPLTALGPAAGHCVAFARSGEVVTAVLRLPHRLAASGGPAGTAVPLPGGGAWRELLTGRTYEGRMPLSALSGEWPVALLTRG, encoded by the coding sequence GTGAAGCGTGAGAGGTCCGCCCCGCCCACCGCCACCTACCGGCTGCAGCTCCAGCCCGCCTTCCCCTTCGCCGCCGCCGAGCGCGCCGTGCCGCACCTCGCCGCGCTCGGGGTGTCCCACCTGCATCTCTCCCCGGTCCTGGAGGCCGTCCCCGGCTCGGCCCACGGCTACGACGTCGTCGACCACACGACCGTACGGGCCGAGCTGGGCGGCGAGGAGGGCCTGCGCGCGCTCGCCCGCACGGCGCACGCGCACGGGCTCGGGCTGATCCTCGACATCGTGCCGAACCACATGGCCGTGCCCGCGCCCGAGCGGCTCAACCGGCCGCTGTGGGAGGTGCTGCGCGACGGCCCGGCCTCGCCCTTCGCCCACTGGTTCGACATCGACTGGGCCGAACACGGCGGCAAGGTGCTGCTGCCGGTACTGGCCGGACCGCTCGGCGAGGAGCTGGAGCGCTTCACCGTCACCGACGGCGCCCTGCGCTACCACGACCACGTCCTGCCCCTGCGCCCCGGCACCGAGCAGCTGCCGCTGCCCGAGCTGCTGGACGCCCAGTGGTACCGGCCCGCGTGGTGGCGCCTGGCCCGCACCGAGCTGAACTACCGGCGTTTCTTCACCGTTTCGGAGCTGATCGCCGTGCGTGTCGAGGACCCCGCGGTGTTCGCCGACACCCACGCCGCGGTGCTCGCCCTGCTGCGCGAGGGCGTCCTCGACGGGCTGCGGGTCGACCACCCCGACGGGCTCGCCGACCCGCCCGGCTATCTGGACCGGCTCCACGAGGCCACCGGGGGGCGGTGGACGGTCGTGGAGAAGATCCTCGGTGGGGACGAACGGCTGCCCGCCGGCTGGCCCGTCGCGGGCACCACCGGCTACGACGCCCTGCGCCACCTCGACGGCCTCTTCACCGACCCGGAGGGCGCGGCGGAACTGGCCGCCGCCTACCGCGCCTTCACCGGAGCCCCTCCCGACCGCGGCGGCGACTGGCCCTCGACCGTGCGCCGCGCCGCCCACCGGGTGGTCACCCGGGAGCTCGCCGCGGAGGTCGAACGGCTGGCCCGGACCGCGGGGCGGATCTGCGACGCCTCCCACCACCTGCGCGACCACGCCCCCTGGGCCCTGCGCACCGCCCTGCGCGAGACGCTCGTGCGGCTGCCCGTCTACCGCCCGTACGCCCTGCCGGGCCGGCCGGCCGCGCCGGCGGACGCGGCGATGCTGGACGAGGCCGCGCAGGGGGCCCGCGCCGCCTTCGCCGTGCCGGAGGAGGCCGCGGTCGTCACGTTCGTCCGGGACGCGGCGCTCGGACGGCTCGGCGACGGTCCGGACCACCGCGACTTCTGCGCCCGTTTCGCCCAGACCGCCTCCGCGCTGCGCGCCAAGTCCGTCGAGGACACGGCCTTCTACCGCTACGTGCCCCTGCTGTCGGCGAACGAGGTCGGCGGCGACCCGCAGCGGCCGGCCGTCGGCCCGGCGGAGTTCCACGCCTACTGCGCGCGTCTGCAACGCGACTGGCCGGCCACGGGCACGGTGCTGTCCACCCACGACACCAAGCGCAGCGCCGACGTGCGGGCGCGGATCGCCGCGCTGAGCGCGTGCCCGGACCGCTGGACGGAGCTCATGGGCCGTCTGCACTCCGCCGCCCCCGCGCCCGACCCGCACGTGGCCTGGGTGGCCTGGCAGACCGCCTTCGGGCTGGGCGGCGAGGGCGCCCCGGAGCCGGCGCGGCTGGAGCCCGCCCTGCTCAAGAGCGTGCGCGAGGCGGCGCTGTGGACGACGTGGACCGAGCCGGACACCGCCTACGAGGAGGCGGTGCGGGCCTTCGTGGCGGCCGGCCCGTGCGGGGCGCCGTACGGCCTCCTCGCACCGCTGGCCCGGGAGACGGGGCCCTGGGTGCGGGCCCATGTGCTCGGTGCGGCGCTGCTGCATCTGACCATGCCGGGCGTCCCGGACCTGTACATGGGCACCGAGCGGGTGTACCGCGCCCTCGTCGACCCCGACAACCGCCGCCCGCCCCGCTTCGGCGACGAGGACGGCGGGGACGACTGCGCGGACGGGGGCGGAGGCGGCGCGGGCTTGGAGCCGACGGGGCTGTCGGCCGCGAAGCTCCACCTCACGCGTACCGCTCTGCGGCTGCGGCGCGCGCACCCGGAGTGGTTCGGGCCCGGCTCCTCGTACGAACCGCTGACCGCGCTGGGCCCGGCGGCCGGCCACTGCGTGGCCTTCGCCCGCTCCGGCGAGGTGGTCACCGCCGTGCTCCGCCTTCCGCACCGGCTCGCCGCAAGCGGTGGCCCGGCCGGAACGGCTGTGCCGCTGCCGGGCGGTGGCGCGTGGCGGGAGTTGCTCACGGGGCGCACCTACGAGGGACGGATGCCCCTGTCGGCGCTGTCGGGAGAGTGGCCGGTGGCCCTGCTGACACGGGGGTGA
- a CDS encoding GNAT family N-acetyltransferase, which produces MTELVLHTLSDRDTALFTSLPGPFLVGRAAFGHVWKPVRDGGEYRPDWCRVALRDGQVVARAAWWGARDDQEPVVLDWFDFAEGEEEAAAELLRTAPFRTEFSLLAPPGWREEAQVRAAVEARVAAAVAAGMKPLVERYRYEWTTACGLPERPGRLVFRAEPDDAVIREVLGRTFEGTLDAHDGGNVAESGLEAAVDDAMDFLNWCPSPRAWWRLAHTPGGDLVGIQVPAHNPNGPCVGYVGVVPEQRGHGYAYDLLVECTHDLVAEGAERITAATDRGNLPMAAHFARVGYPIAQERIDLVP; this is translated from the coding sequence ATGACCGAGCTGGTCCTGCACACCCTCTCCGACCGCGACACCGCCCTGTTCACCTCCCTCCCCGGCCCGTTCCTCGTCGGCCGGGCCGCCTTCGGGCACGTGTGGAAGCCCGTCCGGGACGGCGGGGAGTACCGCCCCGACTGGTGCCGGGTGGCGCTGCGTGACGGCCAGGTGGTGGCGCGCGCCGCCTGGTGGGGGGCGCGTGACGACCAGGAGCCGGTCGTGCTCGACTGGTTCGACTTCGCCGAGGGCGAGGAGGAAGCCGCCGCCGAGCTGTTGCGGACGGCGCCCTTCCGGACCGAGTTCAGCCTGCTGGCCCCGCCGGGCTGGCGCGAGGAGGCACAGGTCCGGGCCGCCGTGGAGGCCCGCGTCGCGGCGGCCGTCGCGGCCGGGATGAAGCCGCTGGTCGAGCGGTACCGCTACGAGTGGACGACGGCGTGCGGCCTGCCGGAGCGCCCCGGGCGGCTGGTCTTCCGCGCGGAGCCCGACGACGCCGTCATCCGCGAGGTGCTCGGCCGTACGTTCGAGGGCACGCTGGACGCCCACGACGGCGGGAACGTCGCCGAGTCGGGCCTGGAGGCGGCCGTCGACGACGCCATGGACTTCCTCAACTGGTGCCCCTCGCCCCGCGCGTGGTGGCGGCTGGCCCACACCCCCGGGGGCGACCTGGTCGGCATCCAGGTGCCCGCGCACAACCCCAACGGCCCGTGCGTCGGCTACGTCGGCGTGGTCCCCGAGCAGCGCGGCCACGGATACGCCTACGACCTGCTGGTGGAGTGCACCCACGACCTGGTGGCCGAGGGCGCGGAGCGGATCACGGCCGCGACGGACCGGGGCAACCTGCCGATGGCCGCCCACTTCGCCAGGGTCGGCTATCCGATCGCGCAGGAGCGCATCGACCTGGTGCCGTAG
- a CDS encoding SAV2148 family HEPN domain-containing protein — protein sequence MSSGGLELPPGDGCPEEDGGAGTPPGVVSLARPREIGAELDWDAGAWGEVRTRARRAGRAYIWLNLVEQRLRAVVAAVLRPVYEPVHGEEEWVVAAAGPAGQEWVQRAVAVREVSRRKGYLLDPADDNVLSFLTLPQLRELLVQHWPCFEPYLDDRRELELALDELEVARNVVSRNRALSQTVLAQAERASARLLDILGSGHGAGASSADRLPIDAVEDLVGDRYADVVGVHPDRVRLQRQLPVEDLFGRARRLDAVGIGLNLLVQNYSGRRLVRLAESGCRARLLFLNPASSAVRRRERELGIKKGEMSRSVEMNIMHMRRVRDRLRDTGAFEIRVFDETPRFTAYLVNGDGSDGLAVVQSYLRKARGMESPVLVLRGRGRDVLREGVDQDGGLFETYREEFEGVWADSRSVS from the coding sequence GTGAGCTCGGGCGGGCTGGAACTGCCCCCTGGAGACGGCTGTCCGGAAGAGGACGGCGGGGCCGGCACACCACCGGGCGTGGTGTCCCTGGCGCGTCCGCGGGAAATCGGGGCTGAACTGGACTGGGACGCCGGTGCCTGGGGCGAGGTGCGCACCCGCGCCCGCCGTGCCGGGCGTGCCTACATCTGGCTGAATCTGGTCGAACAGCGACTGAGGGCCGTCGTCGCCGCCGTGCTGCGTCCGGTCTACGAGCCGGTGCACGGAGAGGAGGAGTGGGTCGTCGCCGCGGCCGGCCCCGCGGGCCAGGAGTGGGTGCAGCGCGCCGTGGCCGTACGGGAGGTGAGCCGCCGCAAGGGCTACCTGCTGGACCCGGCCGACGACAACGTCCTCAGCTTCCTCACCCTGCCGCAGCTGCGCGAGCTGCTCGTCCAGCACTGGCCCTGCTTCGAGCCGTACCTCGACGACCGCAGGGAACTCGAACTCGCGCTGGACGAGCTGGAGGTGGCCCGCAACGTCGTCTCCCGCAACCGGGCCCTGTCCCAGACCGTCCTCGCCCAGGCCGAGAGGGCCTCCGCGCGGCTGCTGGACATCCTCGGCAGCGGGCACGGCGCCGGGGCGTCCTCCGCCGACCGGCTGCCCATCGACGCCGTCGAGGACCTCGTGGGCGACCGCTACGCGGACGTCGTCGGCGTCCACCCGGACCGTGTGCGGCTCCAGCGGCAGCTGCCCGTCGAGGACCTCTTCGGCCGGGCCCGCCGCCTCGACGCGGTCGGCATAGGGCTGAACCTCCTGGTCCAGAACTACTCCGGGCGGCGGCTCGTCCGGCTCGCCGAGTCCGGCTGCCGGGCCCGGCTGCTCTTCCTCAACCCGGCCAGCAGCGCGGTGCGCCGCCGCGAGCGGGAACTGGGCATCAAGAAGGGCGAGATGAGCCGCTCGGTGGAGATGAACATCATGCACATGCGGCGGGTGCGGGACCGGCTGCGGGACACCGGCGCCTTCGAGATCCGCGTCTTCGACGAGACGCCCCGCTTCACCGCCTACCTCGTCAACGGCGACGGCTCCGACGGACTGGCTGTCGTGCAGTCCTACCTGCGCAAGGCGCGGGGCATGGAGTCGCCGGTCCTGGTGCTGCGGGGCCGGGGCCGGGACGTGCTCCGGGAGGGCGTCGACCAGGACGGCGGCCTCTTCGAGACCTACCGCGAGGAGTTCGAAGGGGTGTGGGCGGACTCCCGGTCGGTCTCGTGA
- a CDS encoding LysR family transcriptional regulator, with amino-acid sequence MSLRQMEYLVAVVEHASFTRAAETLNVTQSALSHQVKALEREVGGPLLERLPRGVGLTPMGRAYLPHAERAVRSAGQARRAARAAAGAEGGELHIATLHALAVGVLPPVFARWRRDAPGVRLHLHEYATTEDLRDGMERGVADVAVGPRPEAWPGPVVPLGEEEIVVVTATADPLAARTTPVRLSELADRAWVRCALEPLVEGRRWLDWVCARHGFVPLTALETEHSSTAVRMAAAGVGIVAAPTHLARTTQGTVAVRVEPAWQREQTAFSRVELAGAAAAFVRLCEQLAFGAPAGVGGPA; translated from the coding sequence ATGAGCCTGCGTCAGATGGAGTACCTGGTCGCCGTGGTCGAGCACGCGTCCTTCACCCGGGCCGCCGAGACGCTCAACGTCACCCAGTCCGCGCTCTCCCACCAGGTCAAGGCGCTGGAACGGGAGGTCGGCGGGCCGCTCCTCGAACGCCTGCCGCGCGGCGTCGGGCTCACCCCCATGGGCCGCGCCTACCTCCCGCACGCCGAACGCGCCGTCCGCAGCGCCGGCCAGGCCCGGCGCGCCGCCCGGGCCGCCGCCGGAGCCGAGGGCGGCGAACTGCACATCGCCACGTTGCACGCGCTGGCCGTCGGCGTGCTGCCGCCGGTGTTCGCCCGCTGGCGGCGGGACGCCCCCGGCGTCCGGCTCCACCTGCACGAGTACGCGACCACCGAGGACCTGCGCGACGGCATGGAACGCGGCGTCGCCGACGTCGCCGTCGGTCCCCGCCCCGAGGCCTGGCCGGGCCCGGTCGTCCCGCTCGGCGAGGAGGAGATCGTCGTCGTCACCGCCACCGCGGACCCCCTCGCCGCGCGCACCACTCCCGTGCGCCTGTCCGAGCTCGCGGACCGCGCCTGGGTGCGCTGCGCCCTCGAACCGCTCGTCGAGGGGCGGCGCTGGCTGGACTGGGTCTGCGCCCGGCACGGCTTCGTCCCGCTCACGGCCCTGGAGACCGAGCACTCCTCCACCGCCGTGCGCATGGCGGCGGCGGGCGTCGGCATCGTCGCCGCCCCCACGCACCTCGCCCGGACGACGCAGGGCACGGTGGCCGTGCGCGTCGAGCCCGCCTGGCAGCGGGAGCAGACGGCCTTCTCCAGAGTGGAGCTGGCGGGCGCGGCGGCCGCGTTCGTCCGGCTCTGCGAGCAACTCGCCTTCGGGGCCCCGGCCGGCGTCGGAGGCCCCGCGTGA
- the treZ gene encoding malto-oligosyltrehalose trehalohydrolase translates to MESTVVDPSGGAVVLFEVWAPRAGQVTLWADGGTYAMAPGPAGTGWWRCEAPGTEGTRYGFRLDGGPPLPDPRSRRQPDGPDGTSAVVDVSRFAWRHAWPGRPLPGAVLYELHVGTFTREGTFEAAAAKLPHLAELGVTHVEVMPVCPFPGRHGWGYDGVAPWAVHEPYGGPEGLARFVDAAHGRGLGVVLDVVHNHLGPSGNHLPSFGPYFTDAHHTPWGAAVNLDGPGSAEVRAYLTASALAWLRDYRLDGLRLDAVHALADTSPEHFLAELSAAVDDLAARLGRPLFLVAESDRNDPATTTPREAGGLGLHAQWNDDFHHALHTALTGESQGYYADFAADPAAALGKTLRSGFFHDGAYSSFRGRRHGHPLDPGVTPAHRLLGYAQTHDQVGNRALGDRLSAALSPGLLACAAALVLCAPFTPMLFMGEEWGARTPWQYFTDHTDPGLAEAVRTGRRREFTAHGWPEEEIPDPQDPATRDRSCLDWAEPSREPHAALLAWYRRLIALRHTEPALTDPRWAYGDLSADARTVRFARGPLHVAVNLGAETAALRMGAAAAGAEVVAAWRPVPPPDAEGVLRLPPETAVVLRAGAAPAPPVAAATGAGGT, encoded by the coding sequence ATGGAGAGCACCGTCGTCGACCCGTCGGGAGGAGCCGTCGTGCTGTTCGAGGTGTGGGCGCCGCGAGCCGGACAGGTCACGCTGTGGGCGGACGGGGGGACGTACGCCATGGCACCCGGCCCGGCCGGGACCGGCTGGTGGCGGTGCGAGGCGCCGGGGACCGAGGGCACCCGCTACGGCTTCCGCCTGGACGGCGGGCCACCGCTCCCCGACCCGCGCTCGCGCCGCCAGCCCGACGGCCCCGACGGCACCAGCGCCGTCGTCGACGTCTCCCGCTTCGCCTGGCGGCACGCCTGGCCCGGCCGCCCGCTGCCGGGGGCGGTGCTCTACGAGCTGCACGTCGGCACGTTCACCCGCGAGGGCACCTTCGAGGCGGCGGCGGCCAAGCTGCCGCACCTGGCGGAACTGGGCGTGACCCACGTGGAGGTGATGCCCGTGTGCCCCTTCCCCGGCCGGCACGGCTGGGGGTACGACGGCGTGGCGCCCTGGGCCGTGCACGAGCCCTACGGCGGCCCGGAGGGGCTGGCGCGCTTCGTGGACGCGGCGCACGGACGGGGGCTCGGGGTCGTCCTGGACGTGGTGCACAACCACTTGGGCCCGTCGGGCAACCATCTCCCCTCCTTCGGCCCGTACTTCACCGACGCCCACCACACGCCGTGGGGCGCGGCCGTCAACCTCGACGGCCCCGGATCCGCCGAGGTGCGGGCGTATCTGACGGCCAGTGCGCTGGCGTGGCTGCGTGACTACCGGCTCGACGGGCTGCGGCTGGACGCGGTGCACGCCCTGGCCGACACCTCTCCCGAGCACTTCCTCGCCGAGCTGTCGGCGGCCGTCGACGACCTGGCCGCGCGGCTGGGGCGTCCGCTGTTCCTCGTCGCCGAGTCCGACCGGAACGACCCGGCCACCACGACGCCGCGGGAGGCGGGCGGCCTGGGCCTCCACGCACAGTGGAACGACGACTTCCATCACGCCCTGCACACCGCTCTGACCGGCGAGTCCCAGGGCTACTACGCCGACTTCGCCGCCGACCCCGCGGCGGCCCTCGGCAAGACGCTGCGGTCGGGCTTCTTCCACGACGGCGCGTACTCGTCGTTCCGGGGCCGGCGCCACGGCCACCCCCTGGATCCGGGCGTCACCCCCGCGCACCGCCTCCTCGGCTACGCCCAGACCCACGACCAGGTGGGCAACCGGGCGCTGGGCGACCGGCTGTCGGCCGCCCTCTCCCCCGGGCTGCTCGCCTGCGCCGCCGCGCTGGTGCTGTGCGCGCCGTTCACACCGATGCTGTTCATGGGCGAGGAATGGGGCGCCCGGACGCCGTGGCAGTACTTCACCGACCACACCGACCCCGGCCTGGCGGAGGCCGTACGGACGGGACGGCGGCGCGAGTTCACCGCCCACGGCTGGCCGGAGGAGGAGATCCCCGACCCCCAGGACCCGGCGACGCGCGACCGCTCCTGCCTGGACTGGGCCGAGCCCTCGCGCGAGCCGCACGCCGCCCTGCTCGCCTGGTACCGGCGGCTGATCGCCCTGCGGCACACGGAGCCGGCGCTGACGGACCCCCGCTGGGCCTACGGGGACCTGAGCGCCGACGCCCGTACCGTCCGTTTCGCCCGCGGTCCGCTCCACGTGGCCGTGAACCTGGGGGCCGAGACGGCCGCGCTGCGGATGGGGGCGGCGGCGGCCGGCGCCGAAGTCGTCGCCGCCTGGCGGCCCGTCCCCCCGCCGGACGCCGAGGGCGTCCTGCGGCTGCCTCCGGAGACCGCGGTGGTGCTGCGGGCGGGGGCGGCGCCCGCGCCCCCGGTTGCGGCGGCCACGGGAGCGGGCGGAACCTGA